A part of Brassica rapa cultivar Chiifu-401-42 chromosome A05, CAAS_Brap_v3.01, whole genome shotgun sequence genomic DNA contains:
- the LOC103867954 gene encoding trans-cinnamate 4-monooxygenase (The RefSeq protein has 1 substitution compared to this genomic sequence), with amino-acid sequence MDLLLLEKSLIAVFAAVVLATVISKLRGKKLKLPPGPMPIPIFGNWLQVGDDLNHRNLVDYAKKFGDLFLLRMGQRNLVVVSSPNLTKEVLHTQGVEFGSRTRNVVFDIFTGKGQDMVFTVYGEHWRKMRRIMTVPFFTNKVVQQNREGWEFEAASVVEDVKKNPDSATKGIVLRKRLQLMMYNNMFRIMFDRRFDSEDDPLFIRLKALNGERSRLAQSFEYNYGDFIPILRPFLRGYLKICQDVKDRRLALFKKYFVDERKQIASWKPTGSEGLKCAIDHILEAQQKGEINEDNVLYIVENINVAAIETTLWSIEWGIAELVNHPEIQTKLRNEIDTVLGPGVQVTEPELHKLPYLQAVIEETLRLRMAIPLLVPHMNLNDAKLAGYDIPAESKILVNAWWLANNPESWKKPEEFRPERFFEEEAHVEANGNDFRYVPFGVGRRSCPGIILALPILGITIGRMVQNFELLPPPGQSKLDTSEKGGQFSLHILHHSTIVMKPRSF; translated from the exons ATGGATCTTCTCTTGCTGGAGAAGTCTCTAATCGCCGTCTTCGCGGCGGTGGTTCTCGCCACCGTCATCTCCAAGCTCCGCGGCAAGAAGCTGAAGCTCCCTCCCGGTCCTATGCCGATTCCAATCTTCGGAAACTGGCTCCAAGTCGGAGACGATCTAAACCACCGTAACCTCGTCGACTACGCTAAAAAATTCGGAGACCTCTTCCTCCTCAGGATGGGCCAGCGAAACCTAGTCGTCGTCTCCTCCCCCAACCTCACCAAGGAAGTCCTCCACACGCAGGGCGTCGAGTTCGGATCTCGGACGAGAAACGTCGTCTTCGACATCTTCACGGGCAAAGGGCAGGACATGGTGTTCACCGTCTACGGAGAGCACTGGCGCAAGATGAGACGGATCATGACGGTTCCTTTCTTCACCAACAAGGTGGTTCAGCAGAACAGAGAAGGATGGGAGTTCGAAGCCGCGAGCGTGGTGGAGGATGTGAAGAAGAACCCTGACTCCGCCACGAAAGGGATCGTGTTGAGGAAGCGCTTGCAGTTGATGATGTACAACAACATGTTCCGTATCATGTTCGATAGGAGGTTTGATAGTGAGGATGATCCTCTGTTTATAAGGCTTAAGGCCTTGAACGGAGAGAGGAGCAGGTTGGCTCAGAGCTTTGAGTATAACTACGGAGACTTCATCCCTATCCTTAGGCCGTTCCTTAGAGGCTACTTGAAGATCTGTCAAGATGTGAAAGATCGAAGACTCGCGCTCTTCAAGAAGTACTTTGTTGACGAGAGGAA GCAAATCGCGAGTTGGAAGCCTACAGGAAGCGAAGGATTGAAATGCGCTATTGATCACATCCTTGAAGCTCAACAGAAGGGTGAGATCAACGAGGACAACGTTCTTTACATCGTTGAGAACATCAATGTCGCTG CTATTGAGACAACATTATGGTCCATCGAATGGGGAATTGCGGAGCTAGTGAACCATCCAGAGATCCAGACCAAGCTAAGGAACGAAATCGACACGGTTCTTGGACCAGGAGTTCAAGTCACGGAGCCTGAGCTTCACAAGCTTCCATACCTCCAAGCCGTGATCAAGGAAACGCTTCGTCTAAGAATGGCTATTCCTCTCCTCGTCCCTCACATGAACCTCAACGACGCTAAGCTTGCTGGCTACGACATCCCGGCGGAAAGCAAGATCCTGGTCAACGCCTGGTGGCTAGCGAACAACCCTGAGAGCTGGAAGAAGCCTGAAGAGTTTAGGCCCGAGAGGTTCTTTGAAGAAGAGGCACACGTGGAAGCGAACGGTAATGACTTTAGGTATGTGCCGTTTGGTGTTGGACGTAGAAGCTGTCCGGGGATTATATTGGCGTTGCCTATTTTGGGAATCACGATTGGTAGGATGGTACAGAACTTCGAGCTTCTTCCTCCTCCAGGACAGTCTAAATTGGATACTTCTGAGAAAGGTGGACAGTTCAGCTTGCACATCCTTCACCACTCCACCATCGTAATGAAGCCAAGGTCCTTTTAA
- the LOC103867955 gene encoding uncharacterized protein LOC103867955 isoform X3 produces the protein MLQWMGGSRRKVAASHTSVKKRQKQYFEQRRRQQHQFTAGSGSCSYDRNSSNQHQSLDILNFISLSTPATPECKPSPPEDVKQVVEDRDAGFHSLKDNITGVGSSFNNKAETIPLKRISLSLPDNQTNDFKKENTTADLMGGTERKLSVFDLVGDDYTTTNRKECSPSEPHMAFSVEGLGKINTETPPSSPQPSSRNFAYGCSSPWNDSGQPISNVRERLSDFEKERDIIESSKMFQDDKRYRSPIDIHATYGGTSQKLRTSTDHLHKPYISDSRGYFCDTADFNKSRVFDENEWNDDGVGRFYWKDQQPRQEESLNLNFNNYGRDYTGSRSSAEHHATKKRDYLETTWRSNIEGSPVRRPQCLERAIDHPSFEKETTLAFNFDKVFDPPVWSSVVLEEDKDNHSLRSEESCSSSAAWANETSISHETNTRQRKGEIDSFCNLGNKKYLNNGLSYESWEDWDVDDQQLKRKVGSGKQVRLSNPGKLRSTSHRDSSSRGGLDAPYNWFAEGFTAAGISSDITTERDKPYPFLNPVVGSSHRRQSRAPDSIPETWVPKFSTEGSGYGDDEHNYMNCVSANHKSKLAGDVCSFGSDTLSENDNEQSKEVNDPKNQGDETSSSVAKSLSDENEYVRCNPNKEVVKARHQGDRGGEKTSRDSHQQMIMLERRTLQFVCLNKTLLLDSLKT, from the exons ATGCTGCAATGGATGGGAGGATCGAGGCGGAAAGTAGCCGCT TCGCATACATCGGTGAAGAAGAG GCAAAAACAATACTTTGAGCAGAGGAGAAGACAGCAGCATCAGTTCACAGCTGGGTCTGGGAGCTGTAGTTACGATAGGAACAGTAGTAATCAACACCAGTCTTTGGATATTCTCAATTTCATCAGCCTGTCAACTCCTGCTACTCCTGAATGCAAACCTTCTCCTCCAGAAGATG TGAAACAAGTAGTGGAAGATCGGGATGCTGGTTTCCACAGTCTGAAGGACAATATTACAGGAGTAG GAAGTTCATTTAACAATAAAGCAGAAACTATTCCCTTAAAGAG GATTTCGCTTAGTCTCCCTGACAACCAGACAAATGattttaagaaagaaaacacaACAGCGGATCTGATGGGCGGCACAGAGCGGA AGTTATCCGTCTTTGATTTGGTTGGTGATGATTACACAACAACCAATCGGAAAGAATGTTCTCCATCTGAGCCTCACATGGCATTTTCAGTTGAAG GTTTAGGTAAAATAAACACGGAAACTCCGCCTAGTTCTCCACAACCATCAAGCAG AAACTTTGCGTACGGGTGCTCCTCTCCATGGAATGATTCCGGTCAACCTATATCAAACGTCAGGGAAAGGCTCAGCGACTTTGAGAAGGAAAGG GACATTATTGAAAGTAGCAAAATGTTCCAAGATGACAAACGTTATAGGTCTCCCATCGACATACATGCTACATATGGGGGCACAAGTCAAAAACTGCGCACTTCCACTGATCACTTGCACAAACCATATATCAGCGACTCAAGAGGCTACTTCTGTGACACTGCAGATTTCAACAAAAGCAGGGTCTTTGATGAAAACGAGTGGAATG ATGACGGGGTGGGCAGATTTTACTGGAAGGACCAACAGCCACGTCAAGAGGAGAGTTTGAACCTTAATTTCAACAATTATGGAAGGGATTACACTGGGAGCCGCTCTTCTGCAGAACACCATGCTACAAAGAAGAG GGATTACCTGGAAACGACCTGGAGGTCCAACATCGAAG GTTCACCAGTTCGAAGACCACAGTGTCTAGAAAGGGCCATCGATCATCCGAGTTTTGAAAAGGAAAC AACCCTCGCCTTTAACTTTGACAAAGTATTTGACCCACCGGTTTGGTCATCCGTTGTACTTGAGGAAGACAAAGACAACCATAGCTTGCGTAG TGAAGAATCTTGCTCGTCTAGTGCAG CTTGGGCCAATGAAACCTCCATTTCACATGAGACCAATACAAGACAGAGGAAAGGGGAAATTGATTCTTTTTGCAACCTTGGAAACAAGAAGTATTTGAATAATGGCCTTTCCTATGAATCTTGGGAAGACTGGGATGTGGATGATCAACAACTGAAGAGAAAAGTTGGGTCTGGAAAGCAGGTCAGACTATCAAACCCAGGAAAGTTGAGATCTACCAGTCATAGAGACTCCTCTTCCCGTGGTGGTCTCGACGCCCCTTACAATTGGTTTGCAGAAGGATTTACAGCTGCAGGCATAAGCTCAG ATATTACAACCGAGAGAGACAAACCATATCCTTTCCTAAACCCCGTTGTTGGTAGCTCGCACCGGCGTCAATCTCGAGCCCCTGATTCTATTCCGGAAACATGGGTCCCTAAGTTTTCAACAGAAGGCAGTGGATATGGTGATGATGAACACAACTACATGAACTGTGTATCAGCAAACCATAAATCTAAACTAGCAGGAGACGTCTGCAGTTTTGGGAGTGATACGTTATCAGAGAACGATAATGAACAAAGCAAAGAAGTGAATGATCCAAAAAATCAGGGAGATGAGACCTCATCATCCGTTGCAAAGAGCCTCTCAGACGAAAATGAGTATGTACG ATGTAACCCGAACAAGGAGGTTGTGAAAGCTCGGCATCAAGGAGACAGAG GAGGAGAAAAGACAAGTAGAGACTCGCACCAACAAATGATAATGCTGGAAAGACGCACGCTTCAGTTCGTTTGTTTAAACAAGACATTGCTCCTTGACTCTTTAAAAACTTAG
- the LOC103867955 gene encoding uncharacterized protein LOC103867955 isoform X4, producing the protein MLQWMGGSRRKVAASHTSVKKRQKQYFEQRRRQQHQFTAGSGSCSYDRNSSNQHQSLDILNFISLSTPATPECKPSPPEDVKQVVEDRDAGFHSLKDNITGVGSSFNNKAETIPLKRISLSLPDNQTNDFKKENTTADLMGGTERKLSVFDLVGDDYTTTNRKECSPSEPHMAFSVEGLGKINTETPPSSPQPSSRNFAYGCSSPWNDSGQPISNVRERLSDFEKERDIIESSKMFQDDKRYRSPIDIHATYGGTSQKLRTSTDHLHKPYISDSRGYFCDTADFNKSRVFDENEWNAKPTFPDDGVGRFYWKDQQPRQEESLNLNFNNYGRDYTGSRSSAEHHATKKRDYLETTWRSNIEGSPVRRPQCLERAIDHPSFEKETTLAFNFDKVFDPPVWSSVVLEEDKDNHSLRSEESCSSSAAWANETSISHETNTRQRKGEIDSFCNLGNKKYLNNGLSYESWEDWDVDDQQLKRKVGSGKQVRLSNPGKLRSTSHRDSSSRGGLDAPYNWFAEGFTAAGISSDITTERDKPYPFLNPVVGSSHRRQSRAPDSIPETWVPKFSTEGSGYGDDEHNYMNCVSANHKSKLAGDVCSFGSDTLSENDNEQSKEVNDPKNQGDETSSSVAKSLSDENEYM; encoded by the exons ATGCTGCAATGGATGGGAGGATCGAGGCGGAAAGTAGCCGCT TCGCATACATCGGTGAAGAAGAG GCAAAAACAATACTTTGAGCAGAGGAGAAGACAGCAGCATCAGTTCACAGCTGGGTCTGGGAGCTGTAGTTACGATAGGAACAGTAGTAATCAACACCAGTCTTTGGATATTCTCAATTTCATCAGCCTGTCAACTCCTGCTACTCCTGAATGCAAACCTTCTCCTCCAGAAGATG TGAAACAAGTAGTGGAAGATCGGGATGCTGGTTTCCACAGTCTGAAGGACAATATTACAGGAGTAG GAAGTTCATTTAACAATAAAGCAGAAACTATTCCCTTAAAGAG GATTTCGCTTAGTCTCCCTGACAACCAGACAAATGattttaagaaagaaaacacaACAGCGGATCTGATGGGCGGCACAGAGCGGA AGTTATCCGTCTTTGATTTGGTTGGTGATGATTACACAACAACCAATCGGAAAGAATGTTCTCCATCTGAGCCTCACATGGCATTTTCAGTTGAAG GTTTAGGTAAAATAAACACGGAAACTCCGCCTAGTTCTCCACAACCATCAAGCAG AAACTTTGCGTACGGGTGCTCCTCTCCATGGAATGATTCCGGTCAACCTATATCAAACGTCAGGGAAAGGCTCAGCGACTTTGAGAAGGAAAGG GACATTATTGAAAGTAGCAAAATGTTCCAAGATGACAAACGTTATAGGTCTCCCATCGACATACATGCTACATATGGGGGCACAAGTCAAAAACTGCGCACTTCCACTGATCACTTGCACAAACCATATATCAGCGACTCAAGAGGCTACTTCTGTGACACTGCAGATTTCAACAAAAGCAGGGTCTTTGATGAAAACGAGTGGAATG CTAAACCCACCTTTCCAGATGACGGGGTGGGCAGATTTTACTGGAAGGACCAACAGCCACGTCAAGAGGAGAGTTTGAACCTTAATTTCAACAATTATGGAAGGGATTACACTGGGAGCCGCTCTTCTGCAGAACACCATGCTACAAAGAAGAG GGATTACCTGGAAACGACCTGGAGGTCCAACATCGAAG GTTCACCAGTTCGAAGACCACAGTGTCTAGAAAGGGCCATCGATCATCCGAGTTTTGAAAAGGAAAC AACCCTCGCCTTTAACTTTGACAAAGTATTTGACCCACCGGTTTGGTCATCCGTTGTACTTGAGGAAGACAAAGACAACCATAGCTTGCGTAG TGAAGAATCTTGCTCGTCTAGTGCAG CTTGGGCCAATGAAACCTCCATTTCACATGAGACCAATACAAGACAGAGGAAAGGGGAAATTGATTCTTTTTGCAACCTTGGAAACAAGAAGTATTTGAATAATGGCCTTTCCTATGAATCTTGGGAAGACTGGGATGTGGATGATCAACAACTGAAGAGAAAAGTTGGGTCTGGAAAGCAGGTCAGACTATCAAACCCAGGAAAGTTGAGATCTACCAGTCATAGAGACTCCTCTTCCCGTGGTGGTCTCGACGCCCCTTACAATTGGTTTGCAGAAGGATTTACAGCTGCAGGCATAAGCTCAG ATATTACAACCGAGAGAGACAAACCATATCCTTTCCTAAACCCCGTTGTTGGTAGCTCGCACCGGCGTCAATCTCGAGCCCCTGATTCTATTCCGGAAACATGGGTCCCTAAGTTTTCAACAGAAGGCAGTGGATATGGTGATGATGAACACAACTACATGAACTGTGTATCAGCAAACCATAAATCTAAACTAGCAGGAGACGTCTGCAGTTTTGGGAGTGATACGTTATCAGAGAACGATAATGAACAAAGCAAAGAAGTGAATGATCCAAAAAATCAGGGAGATGAGACCTCATCATCCGTTGCAAAGAGCCTCTCAGACGAAAATGAGTAT ATGTAA
- the LOC103867955 gene encoding uncharacterized protein LOC103867955 isoform X1, producing the protein MLQWMGGSRRKVAASHTSVKKRQKQYFEQRRRQQHQFTAGSGSCSYDRNSSNQHQSLDILNFISLSTPATPECKPSPPEDVKQVVEDRDAGFHSLKDNITGVGSSFNNKAETIPLKRISLSLPDNQTNDFKKENTTADLMGGTERKLSVFDLVGDDYTTTNRKECSPSEPHMAFSVEGLGKINTETPPSSPQPSSRNFAYGCSSPWNDSGQPISNVRERLSDFEKERDIIESSKMFQDDKRYRSPIDIHATYGGTSQKLRTSTDHLHKPYISDSRGYFCDTADFNKSRVFDENEWNAKPTFPDDGVGRFYWKDQQPRQEESLNLNFNNYGRDYTGSRSSAEHHATKKRDYLETTWRSNIEGSPVRRPQCLERAIDHPSFEKETTLAFNFDKVFDPPVWSSVVLEEDKDNHSLRSEESCSSSAAWANETSISHETNTRQRKGEIDSFCNLGNKKYLNNGLSYESWEDWDVDDQQLKRKVGSGKQVRLSNPGKLRSTSHRDSSSRGGLDAPYNWFAEGFTAAGISSDITTERDKPYPFLNPVVGSSHRRQSRAPDSIPETWVPKFSTEGSGYGDDEHNYMNCVSANHKSKLAGDVCSFGSDTLSENDNEQSKEVNDPKNQGDETSSSVAKSLSDENEYVRCNPNKEVVKARHQGDRGGEKTSRDSHQQMIMLERRTLQFVCLNKTLLLDSLKT; encoded by the exons ATGCTGCAATGGATGGGAGGATCGAGGCGGAAAGTAGCCGCT TCGCATACATCGGTGAAGAAGAG GCAAAAACAATACTTTGAGCAGAGGAGAAGACAGCAGCATCAGTTCACAGCTGGGTCTGGGAGCTGTAGTTACGATAGGAACAGTAGTAATCAACACCAGTCTTTGGATATTCTCAATTTCATCAGCCTGTCAACTCCTGCTACTCCTGAATGCAAACCTTCTCCTCCAGAAGATG TGAAACAAGTAGTGGAAGATCGGGATGCTGGTTTCCACAGTCTGAAGGACAATATTACAGGAGTAG GAAGTTCATTTAACAATAAAGCAGAAACTATTCCCTTAAAGAG GATTTCGCTTAGTCTCCCTGACAACCAGACAAATGattttaagaaagaaaacacaACAGCGGATCTGATGGGCGGCACAGAGCGGA AGTTATCCGTCTTTGATTTGGTTGGTGATGATTACACAACAACCAATCGGAAAGAATGTTCTCCATCTGAGCCTCACATGGCATTTTCAGTTGAAG GTTTAGGTAAAATAAACACGGAAACTCCGCCTAGTTCTCCACAACCATCAAGCAG AAACTTTGCGTACGGGTGCTCCTCTCCATGGAATGATTCCGGTCAACCTATATCAAACGTCAGGGAAAGGCTCAGCGACTTTGAGAAGGAAAGG GACATTATTGAAAGTAGCAAAATGTTCCAAGATGACAAACGTTATAGGTCTCCCATCGACATACATGCTACATATGGGGGCACAAGTCAAAAACTGCGCACTTCCACTGATCACTTGCACAAACCATATATCAGCGACTCAAGAGGCTACTTCTGTGACACTGCAGATTTCAACAAAAGCAGGGTCTTTGATGAAAACGAGTGGAATG CTAAACCCACCTTTCCAGATGACGGGGTGGGCAGATTTTACTGGAAGGACCAACAGCCACGTCAAGAGGAGAGTTTGAACCTTAATTTCAACAATTATGGAAGGGATTACACTGGGAGCCGCTCTTCTGCAGAACACCATGCTACAAAGAAGAG GGATTACCTGGAAACGACCTGGAGGTCCAACATCGAAG GTTCACCAGTTCGAAGACCACAGTGTCTAGAAAGGGCCATCGATCATCCGAGTTTTGAAAAGGAAAC AACCCTCGCCTTTAACTTTGACAAAGTATTTGACCCACCGGTTTGGTCATCCGTTGTACTTGAGGAAGACAAAGACAACCATAGCTTGCGTAG TGAAGAATCTTGCTCGTCTAGTGCAG CTTGGGCCAATGAAACCTCCATTTCACATGAGACCAATACAAGACAGAGGAAAGGGGAAATTGATTCTTTTTGCAACCTTGGAAACAAGAAGTATTTGAATAATGGCCTTTCCTATGAATCTTGGGAAGACTGGGATGTGGATGATCAACAACTGAAGAGAAAAGTTGGGTCTGGAAAGCAGGTCAGACTATCAAACCCAGGAAAGTTGAGATCTACCAGTCATAGAGACTCCTCTTCCCGTGGTGGTCTCGACGCCCCTTACAATTGGTTTGCAGAAGGATTTACAGCTGCAGGCATAAGCTCAG ATATTACAACCGAGAGAGACAAACCATATCCTTTCCTAAACCCCGTTGTTGGTAGCTCGCACCGGCGTCAATCTCGAGCCCCTGATTCTATTCCGGAAACATGGGTCCCTAAGTTTTCAACAGAAGGCAGTGGATATGGTGATGATGAACACAACTACATGAACTGTGTATCAGCAAACCATAAATCTAAACTAGCAGGAGACGTCTGCAGTTTTGGGAGTGATACGTTATCAGAGAACGATAATGAACAAAGCAAAGAAGTGAATGATCCAAAAAATCAGGGAGATGAGACCTCATCATCCGTTGCAAAGAGCCTCTCAGACGAAAATGAGTATGTACG ATGTAACCCGAACAAGGAGGTTGTGAAAGCTCGGCATCAAGGAGACAGAG GAGGAGAAAAGACAAGTAGAGACTCGCACCAACAAATGATAATGCTGGAAAGACGCACGCTTCAGTTCGTTTGTTTAAACAAGACATTGCTCCTTGACTCTTTAAAAACTTAG
- the LOC103867955 gene encoding uncharacterized protein LOC103867955 isoform X2, with translation MLQWMGGSRRKVAASHTSVKKRQKQYFEQRRRQQHQFTAGSGSCSYDRNSSNQHQSLDILNFISLSTPATPECKPSPPEDVKQVVEDRDAGFHSLKDNITGVGSSFNNKAETIPLKRISLSLPDNQTNDFKKENTTADLMGGTERKLSVFDLVGDDYTTTNRKECSPSEPHMAFSVEGLGKINTETPPSSPQPSSRNFAYGCSSPWNDSGQPISNVRERLSDFEKERDIIESSKMFQDDKRYRSPIDIHATYGGTSQKLRTSTDHLHKPYISDSRGYFCDTADFNKSRVFDENEWNAKPTFPDDGVGRFYWKDQQPRQEESLNLNFNNYGRDYTGSRSSAEHHATKKRDYLETTWRSNIEGSPVRRPQCLERAIDHPSFEKETTLAFNFDKVFDPPVWSSVVLEEDKDNHSLRSEESCSSSAAWANETSISHETNTRQRKGEIDSFCNLGNKKYLNNGLSYESWEDWDVDDQQLKRKVGSGKQVRLSNPGKLRSTSHRDSSSRGGLDAPYNWFAEGFTAAGISSDITTERDKPYPFLNPVVGSSHRRQSRAPDSIPETWVPKFSTEGSGYGDDEHNYMNCVSANHKSKLAGDVCSFGSDTLSENDNEQSKEVNDPKNQGDETSSSVAKSLSDENECNPNKEVVKARHQGDRGGEKTSRDSHQQMIMLERRTLQFVCLNKTLLLDSLKT, from the exons ATGCTGCAATGGATGGGAGGATCGAGGCGGAAAGTAGCCGCT TCGCATACATCGGTGAAGAAGAG GCAAAAACAATACTTTGAGCAGAGGAGAAGACAGCAGCATCAGTTCACAGCTGGGTCTGGGAGCTGTAGTTACGATAGGAACAGTAGTAATCAACACCAGTCTTTGGATATTCTCAATTTCATCAGCCTGTCAACTCCTGCTACTCCTGAATGCAAACCTTCTCCTCCAGAAGATG TGAAACAAGTAGTGGAAGATCGGGATGCTGGTTTCCACAGTCTGAAGGACAATATTACAGGAGTAG GAAGTTCATTTAACAATAAAGCAGAAACTATTCCCTTAAAGAG GATTTCGCTTAGTCTCCCTGACAACCAGACAAATGattttaagaaagaaaacacaACAGCGGATCTGATGGGCGGCACAGAGCGGA AGTTATCCGTCTTTGATTTGGTTGGTGATGATTACACAACAACCAATCGGAAAGAATGTTCTCCATCTGAGCCTCACATGGCATTTTCAGTTGAAG GTTTAGGTAAAATAAACACGGAAACTCCGCCTAGTTCTCCACAACCATCAAGCAG AAACTTTGCGTACGGGTGCTCCTCTCCATGGAATGATTCCGGTCAACCTATATCAAACGTCAGGGAAAGGCTCAGCGACTTTGAGAAGGAAAGG GACATTATTGAAAGTAGCAAAATGTTCCAAGATGACAAACGTTATAGGTCTCCCATCGACATACATGCTACATATGGGGGCACAAGTCAAAAACTGCGCACTTCCACTGATCACTTGCACAAACCATATATCAGCGACTCAAGAGGCTACTTCTGTGACACTGCAGATTTCAACAAAAGCAGGGTCTTTGATGAAAACGAGTGGAATG CTAAACCCACCTTTCCAGATGACGGGGTGGGCAGATTTTACTGGAAGGACCAACAGCCACGTCAAGAGGAGAGTTTGAACCTTAATTTCAACAATTATGGAAGGGATTACACTGGGAGCCGCTCTTCTGCAGAACACCATGCTACAAAGAAGAG GGATTACCTGGAAACGACCTGGAGGTCCAACATCGAAG GTTCACCAGTTCGAAGACCACAGTGTCTAGAAAGGGCCATCGATCATCCGAGTTTTGAAAAGGAAAC AACCCTCGCCTTTAACTTTGACAAAGTATTTGACCCACCGGTTTGGTCATCCGTTGTACTTGAGGAAGACAAAGACAACCATAGCTTGCGTAG TGAAGAATCTTGCTCGTCTAGTGCAG CTTGGGCCAATGAAACCTCCATTTCACATGAGACCAATACAAGACAGAGGAAAGGGGAAATTGATTCTTTTTGCAACCTTGGAAACAAGAAGTATTTGAATAATGGCCTTTCCTATGAATCTTGGGAAGACTGGGATGTGGATGATCAACAACTGAAGAGAAAAGTTGGGTCTGGAAAGCAGGTCAGACTATCAAACCCAGGAAAGTTGAGATCTACCAGTCATAGAGACTCCTCTTCCCGTGGTGGTCTCGACGCCCCTTACAATTGGTTTGCAGAAGGATTTACAGCTGCAGGCATAAGCTCAG ATATTACAACCGAGAGAGACAAACCATATCCTTTCCTAAACCCCGTTGTTGGTAGCTCGCACCGGCGTCAATCTCGAGCCCCTGATTCTATTCCGGAAACATGGGTCCCTAAGTTTTCAACAGAAGGCAGTGGATATGGTGATGATGAACACAACTACATGAACTGTGTATCAGCAAACCATAAATCTAAACTAGCAGGAGACGTCTGCAGTTTTGGGAGTGATACGTTATCAGAGAACGATAATGAACAAAGCAAAGAAGTGAATGATCCAAAAAATCAGGGAGATGAGACCTCATCATCCGTTGCAAAGAGCCTCTCAGACGAAAATGA ATGTAACCCGAACAAGGAGGTTGTGAAAGCTCGGCATCAAGGAGACAGAG GAGGAGAAAAGACAAGTAGAGACTCGCACCAACAAATGATAATGCTGGAAAGACGCACGCTTCAGTTCGTTTGTTTAAACAAGACATTGCTCCTTGACTCTTTAAAAACTTAG